The following coding sequences are from one Musa acuminata AAA Group cultivar baxijiao chromosome BXJ1-6, Cavendish_Baxijiao_AAA, whole genome shotgun sequence window:
- the LOC135676137 gene encoding protein Barley B recombinant-like, whose translation MDDDGGLGIRNWGFYEPPMKGNLGLRLMPSVMERDAKPLLSSGGFMRRQCGIPEPSVPPNFVRDGWRHHGNDSSKNDLLRDGWIHHNSDNDKNFHIFTVNHQHHPGYGVIPDPPTGHNLQMLQHPEPQPKHDKVLTMEANGAKDESPLKKRSRGRPQKSPKPKKPKKAVAPSDDVLNGSLSHEKGGRKSTGMVINGIDFDISRIPTPVCSCTGKPQQCYRWGIGGWQSACCTTSISMHPLPMSTKRRGARIAGRKMSQGAFKKVLEKLAGEGYNLTNPIDLRAFWAKHGTNKYVTIR comes from the coding sequence ATGGATGACGACGGCGGATTAGGCATCCGGAATTGGGGCTTCTATGAGCCGCCAATGAAGGGAAACCTTGGGCTGCGGCTCATGCCTTCTGTGATGGAGCGTGATGCCAAGCCTCTTTTGTCGAGTGGTGGGTTCATGCGTCGGCAATGTGGCATTCCGGAGCCATCGGTCCCTCCAAACTTTGTTAGGGACGGATGGCGCCACCATGGCAACGACAGTAGCAAGAATGACCTTCTGAGAGACGGGTGGATTCACCATAACAGCGACAACGATAAGAACTTCCACATTTTTACTGTGAACCACCAGCACCACCCTGGTTATGGTGTCATCCCCGATCCTCCCACCGGCCACAACCTCCAGATGCTGCAACATCCAGAGCCACAACCCAAGCATGATAAGGTTTTGACGATGGAGGCCAATGGTGCTAAAGATGAATCCCCTTTAAAGAAGAGGTCCAGGGGTCGGCCACAGAAATCACCAAAGCCGAAGAAGCCTAAGAAAGCCGTAGCACCAAGCGATGATGTTCTCAATGGCTCGCTTTCGCACGAGAAGGGTGGAAGGAAGAGCACAGGCATGGTCATTAACGGGATTGACTTTGATATCTCGAGGATCCCAACTCCGGTATGCTCTTGTACTGGAAAGCCACAACAGTGCTACCGTTGGGGCATTGGAGGGTGGCAATCAGCGTGCTGCACCACCAGCATTTCGATGCACCCCCTTCCGATGAGCACCAAGAGGCGGGGGGCACGCATTGCTGGTCGAAAGATGAGTCAGGGTGCATTTAAGAAGGTTCTGGAGAAGCTTGCTGGAGAAGGGTATAATCTCACTAATCCAATTGACTTGAGGGCATTTTGGGCTAAGCATGGCACCAACAAATATGTGACTATCAGGTGA